One region of Microbacterium sp. M28 genomic DNA includes:
- a CDS encoding ECF transporter S component has protein sequence MPTSPPLPTRVLLVCAAIGVATGILGGVAGLITPVVLIAAPWAYGLILGSHVLPGIIAQEVLRRPFVALITHVFAALISSAFAPMWTLRFLGTALLFGAIQEGIAALTRYRAWGAWRFFISAGVIGVFVAVIVFFAADMGSLDPWAQIMYLVISVLGPVAWTAVGLSIGTALRRAGIARPR, from the coding sequence GTGCCGACGAGTCCTCCCCTGCCCACGCGCGTGCTGCTCGTCTGCGCCGCGATCGGGGTCGCGACGGGAATCCTCGGCGGAGTGGCCGGCCTCATCACCCCGGTGGTGCTCATCGCCGCGCCATGGGCGTACGGTCTCATCCTCGGCTCGCACGTGCTCCCCGGCATCATCGCGCAGGAGGTGCTGCGCCGCCCGTTCGTCGCCCTCATCACGCATGTCTTCGCGGCACTGATCTCCAGCGCGTTCGCCCCGATGTGGACCCTGCGCTTCCTCGGCACCGCACTGCTGTTCGGCGCGATCCAGGAGGGCATCGCCGCACTGACCCGGTATCGGGCGTGGGGCGCCTGGCGGTTCTTCATCTCCGCCGGAGTGATCGGCGTCTTCGTCGCGGTCATCGTGTTCTTCGCCGCCGATATGGGCTCGCTCGACCCGTGGGCGCAGATCATGTATCTCGTCATCAGCGTGCTGGGCCCGGTGGCGTGGACCGCCGTGGGCCTCTCGATCGGAACGGCACTGCGCCGGGCGGGCATCGCCAGACCCCGATGA
- a CDS encoding YbdD/YjiX family protein: MTTRADAATGPMRAIIAFIGRARRGIRWYVTNLMGDSAYATYVAHQRRLHPDEEPMSERQFWRQKMDDQDRNPGARCC, encoded by the coding sequence ATGACGACACGAGCGGATGCCGCGACCGGCCCGATGCGCGCGATCATCGCGTTCATCGGCCGGGCCCGGCGCGGCATCCGCTGGTATGTCACGAACCTGATGGGCGACAGCGCCTACGCGACGTACGTCGCCCATCAGCGTCGTCTGCATCCGGACGAGGAGCCGATGTCCGAGCGGCAGTTCTGGCGGCAGAAGATGGACGACCAGGATCGCAATCCAGGAGCCCGCTGCTGCTGA
- a CDS encoding sensor histidine kinase has protein sequence MTDAVVLAALLGVVAGILLTVLLALARRLARGGADLGSDADRAAHEALHQASLAARHLRGGLASPDAARAARHLRVLLGSAAVALVDDTDAVAFDGPSDGLESAAVRIARRVRDTGRRQVFPKRDDADDDLEAVGAPIVVDGRVIGVVVAFAAPVRAALVRAAAEVADWCAAQVELGGLDASRTALAEAELRSLRAQISPHFIYNALTAIASFIHADPDRARDLVLDFADFTRYSFRRQGEFTTVAEELGSIHHYLTLERARFGDRLEVTLRIAPETLATVIPFLSVQPLVENAVRHGLEPGEGGGTIRIFADDATTHTEITVEDDGVGMDPQELRALLDSADDGAHVGLRNVDTRLRQLYGPDGELVVETNIGAGTLVRMRIPKSQPLHDLESG, from the coding sequence ATGACCGACGCCGTCGTCCTCGCCGCCCTCCTGGGCGTCGTCGCCGGCATCCTCCTCACGGTGCTGCTCGCGCTGGCCCGGCGGCTCGCCCGCGGCGGCGCGGATCTCGGCAGCGACGCGGATCGCGCCGCGCATGAGGCGCTGCACCAGGCGAGCCTCGCCGCTCGGCATCTGCGCGGAGGGCTGGCCTCTCCGGATGCCGCCCGCGCGGCCCGGCACCTGCGCGTGCTGCTCGGCAGCGCAGCGGTCGCGCTGGTGGACGACACGGACGCCGTGGCGTTCGACGGGCCGTCGGACGGGCTCGAATCCGCCGCCGTGCGGATCGCCCGCCGCGTGCGCGACACAGGTCGCCGTCAGGTGTTCCCCAAACGGGACGACGCCGACGACGACCTCGAGGCGGTGGGCGCTCCCATCGTCGTCGACGGCCGTGTGATCGGCGTCGTGGTCGCCTTCGCCGCACCGGTCCGGGCTGCTCTGGTGCGGGCGGCGGCCGAGGTCGCTGACTGGTGCGCCGCGCAGGTCGAGCTCGGCGGTCTCGATGCGTCGCGCACGGCCCTCGCGGAGGCCGAACTGCGGTCGCTGCGCGCGCAGATCTCGCCGCACTTCATCTACAACGCGCTCACCGCGATCGCATCCTTCATCCACGCCGACCCCGACCGCGCCCGCGACCTCGTGCTCGACTTCGCCGACTTCACGCGGTACTCCTTCCGCAGACAGGGCGAGTTCACGACCGTCGCCGAGGAGCTCGGCAGCATCCACCACTACCTGACGCTCGAGCGGGCGCGGTTCGGCGACCGGCTCGAGGTGACGCTTCGCATCGCGCCGGAGACGCTTGCCACCGTCATCCCGTTCCTGTCCGTCCAGCCGCTCGTGGAGAACGCGGTGCGACACGGGCTGGAGCCGGGGGAGGGCGGCGGCACGATCCGCATCTTCGCCGACGACGCGACGACGCACACCGAGATCACGGTCGAGGACGACGGCGTCGGGATGGATCCGCAGGAGCTGCGAGCGCTCCTGGACTCCGCGGACGACGGCGCTCACGTCGGTCTGCGCAACGTCGACACCCGGCTGCGTCAGCTGTACGGACCGGACGGCGAACTGGTCGTCGAGACCAACATCGGCGCGGGTACCCTGGTGCGGATGCGGATCCCGAAGTCGCAACCCCTGCACGATCTGGAATCGGGGTGA
- a CDS encoding heavy metal transporter — translation MNETDQPRRVRVTGSAPSRQARWTTSTRGIALPGSTADDADAVYARALRRSQLRLALGTVAGFVVVATALTLVLALIPEIDEIVFFGLPLSWLLHAFAFYPIIVVFGILYARGAARNEHRYRTLRDHG, via the coding sequence GTGAATGAGACGGATCAGCCGCGGCGCGTGCGCGTCACCGGAAGCGCCCCGTCGCGCCAGGCCCGCTGGACGACATCGACCCGTGGCATCGCGCTGCCGGGTTCGACGGCCGACGACGCGGATGCCGTGTACGCCCGTGCGCTGCGGCGCAGCCAGCTGCGACTCGCGCTCGGCACCGTCGCCGGGTTCGTGGTGGTGGCAACCGCGCTCACGCTCGTGCTCGCGCTGATTCCCGAGATCGATGAGATCGTGTTCTTCGGATTGCCGCTGTCGTGGCTGCTGCACGCGTTCGCGTTCTATCCGATCATCGTGGTCTTCGGCATCCTGTACGCCAGAGGCGCGGCACGCAACGAGCACCGCTATCGCACCCTGCGGGACCACGGATGA
- a CDS encoding LytR/AlgR family response regulator transcription factor, producing the protein MIDVLVADDERPALDEIVHLLRADVRIGEILTASSGAQALALLSERAVAIAFLDIHMPGLGGMDLARAVSALAEPPAIVFVTADDARAVDAFDLRAADYLLKPLRTERLRRAIDRVIELGGTAARADDEVLPVTVGASVRFVNRSDVRWVQAQGDYSRLHTGDGTGHLVRVPISELEQRWADAGFLRVHRSYLVAGAAVTEARLSGAEPSVSVGAIVLPVSRRLLAAVREALVRQGPTR; encoded by the coding sequence ATGATCGACGTGCTCGTCGCGGACGACGAGCGTCCGGCGCTCGACGAGATCGTGCACCTGCTGCGCGCTGACGTCAGGATCGGCGAGATCCTGACCGCATCGTCCGGCGCGCAGGCCCTCGCTCTGCTGTCGGAGCGCGCCGTCGCGATCGCCTTCCTCGACATCCACATGCCCGGCCTCGGTGGGATGGATCTGGCCCGCGCTGTGTCGGCGCTCGCCGAGCCGCCGGCGATCGTCTTCGTCACCGCTGACGACGCCCGCGCGGTGGACGCCTTCGACCTGCGCGCCGCCGACTACCTGCTCAAGCCGCTGCGCACCGAGCGGCTGCGCCGGGCCATCGACCGCGTGATCGAGCTGGGCGGCACAGCGGCCCGAGCCGACGACGAAGTGCTGCCGGTGACCGTCGGTGCGTCCGTCCGCTTCGTGAACCGCTCGGATGTCCGCTGGGTGCAGGCACAGGGCGACTATTCGCGCCTGCACACCGGCGACGGCACCGGACACCTCGTCCGCGTCCCGATCTCCGAGCTGGAACAGCGCTGGGCGGATGCCGGGTTCCTGCGCGTGCACCGCTCGTACCTGGTCGCCGGCGCTGCCGTCACTGAGGCTCGGCTCTCCGGGGCCGAGCCCTCGGTCTCCGTCGGCGCGATCGTGCTGCCCGTGTCCCGGCGGCTGCTGGCCGCGGTCAGGGAGGCGCTGGTGCGTCAGGGGCCGACGCGGTGA
- a CDS encoding cation acetate symporter produces MNPVLDLVGVAFIVIATLLIGVYGLRVSRTTSDFFVASRTVRPVWNASAISGEYLSAGTFLGLSGLVLLDGSRGFWFPIGYAAGYLLVLVFAAAPLRRSGAYTIPDFVEARLESRRARRVTSLAVLIIGWLYIVPQLHGAGITLVVVAGLPQWVGEVAIAVLVAASVAAGGMRAITYVQAFQYWLKLAALLIPVFVIAFALTGGPHEIDPATIFPAEDGPAGLDAYETVSLMVALLLGTMGLPHVLVRFYTSPTGVSARQTTVLVIMMVSAFYAVSSAMGLLARIAAPDLARPGVADTVALVLPSRVLPGIVGELLTALIVAGAFAAFLATSAGLVVSLAGVVSQDLFSGSVRSFRLSAVLCSAVPLVFALMTIPAGLGSSVGVVFVFAASCLSPIVLLGVWWRRLTARGAIAGMVTGGVSCALAFLVHGAVNGVGAAAPFLAQPAAWTIPLATAVAVTVSLLDPRGAPPRADRYLDRLHTPERV; encoded by the coding sequence ATGAACCCGGTCCTGGACCTCGTCGGCGTCGCCTTCATCGTGATCGCGACGCTGCTGATCGGCGTGTACGGGCTGCGGGTGTCGCGCACGACGAGCGACTTCTTCGTGGCGTCGCGCACGGTGCGACCCGTGTGGAACGCGTCGGCGATCAGCGGCGAGTACCTCTCCGCAGGGACGTTCCTCGGGCTGTCCGGGCTGGTGCTGCTCGACGGCTCCCGCGGGTTCTGGTTCCCGATCGGCTACGCGGCCGGCTACCTGCTCGTGCTCGTCTTCGCCGCGGCGCCGCTGCGCCGGAGCGGCGCCTACACGATCCCGGACTTCGTCGAGGCGCGGCTGGAATCGCGGCGGGCGCGGCGCGTCACGAGTCTCGCCGTCCTGATCATCGGCTGGCTCTACATCGTGCCGCAGCTGCACGGCGCCGGCATCACGCTGGTCGTCGTCGCCGGGCTTCCGCAGTGGGTCGGCGAAGTGGCGATCGCGGTGCTGGTCGCGGCATCCGTCGCCGCCGGCGGCATGCGCGCGATCACGTACGTGCAGGCGTTCCAGTACTGGCTCAAACTCGCGGCTCTCCTCATCCCGGTGTTCGTGATCGCCTTCGCCCTGACCGGCGGGCCGCACGAGATCGACCCGGCGACGATCTTCCCCGCCGAGGACGGCCCCGCCGGGCTGGATGCCTATGAGACCGTGTCGCTGATGGTCGCGCTGCTGCTGGGAACGATGGGGCTGCCGCACGTGCTGGTGCGCTTCTACACGAGCCCGACCGGTGTCTCGGCGCGGCAGACGACCGTCCTCGTGATCATGATGGTGAGCGCGTTCTACGCGGTCTCCAGCGCCATGGGGCTGCTGGCGCGGATCGCCGCACCCGACCTGGCGCGCCCTGGTGTCGCCGACACCGTCGCGCTCGTGCTGCCTTCGCGGGTGCTGCCGGGCATCGTCGGAGAGCTGCTCACCGCGCTCATCGTCGCCGGGGCTTTCGCGGCGTTCCTCGCGACGTCGGCCGGTCTGGTCGTGTCGTTGGCCGGCGTCGTGAGCCAGGACCTCTTCTCCGGATCCGTGCGCTCGTTCCGGCTCTCGGCGGTGCTGTGCAGCGCGGTGCCGCTGGTGTTCGCGCTGATGACGATCCCCGCCGGGCTCGGCTCCAGCGTCGGAGTCGTGTTCGTGTTCGCGGCGTCGTGCCTGTCTCCGATCGTGCTCCTGGGCGTGTGGTGGCGACGGCTGACGGCACGCGGGGCGATCGCCGGCATGGTCACCGGCGGAGTGTCGTGCGCTCTGGCCTTCCTCGTGCACGGCGCGGTGAACGGCGTCGGCGCAGCGGCGCCCTTCCTCGCGCAGCCCGCGGCGTGGACGATCCCGCTCGCGACCGCCGTCGCCGTGACCGTCTCGCTGCTCGATCCGAGGGGCGCCCCGCCGCGGGCCGACCGGTACCTGGACCGGTTGCACACGCCGGAGCGAGTGTAG
- a CDS encoding S8 family peptidase, which produces MGRTPLRLAAAATLAVLFVGSTATAGFAAEGVTHPAPVEGTPGHYIVVMKGDPLATYTGDISGLRATKPEKGTQLDAQSGNSQKYIAHLKNEQRKLAKDTGVAPDTTYQVTLNGFSADLTGEQVDELRSSKDVLGVYPDEIRHPDAVSSTDFLGLGDDSTGAGGLWEQTGGVDSAGEGVVVGVIDTGIAPENPAFAGDKLKKKDHKKSAGQPYSDKTHVYYEKSDGGTFRSPIVTGQEWDKQAYSTKLIGAQYFSSGAEAAGFDFQYDYLSPRDGDGHGSHTASTAAGNFGVPASVSGVDFGTISGVAPAAKVAAYKACYVGPDVTVTTDDICALSDLIAAIDQAVADGVDVINYSIGGGAATTVLAPDDISFFNAAAAGVFVSVSAGNDGPDAATADHASPWYTTVAASTIPTWEGTVTFDGFAEAGASVSVPFGETVTGPSIYAGDAAAAEGAALCLPGSLDPAKVAGHIVVCDRGENARAEKSQVVKDAGGIGVVLVNVPGGADSLDNDFHVVPTVHLGSVHRAAVLAYVQGGADRPITLVGENTTGEETPTPQIAGFSSRGPTYADGTDVMKPDIAAPGVAILAATHNAAGAEPTFGILSGTSMAAPHIAGLGALYLSERPNAAPSEIKSAMMTTASNTVKGDGSENTDPFEQGAGQVEPTRFFEPGMLYLNGPADWAAFLEGKQLAEFDGIDPIDGSNLNLASISIGTLTSAQTVTRTVTSTAAGTYTASADVPGLDVTIEPSTLTFGGAGETATFTVTVDNAGAPVEQWATGSLTWSGEGRDVRSPIAVFPVTADAPAEVVGTGVDGSATVEVTPGLTGDLPLALSGLTPFELLVDEANPVEGHSGDENSGDANKNVSWIVDVPEGTTLSRFDLDSSDDAGSDLDLTVYRVVSPDDLRYYQSWQSASGSADERVTIAAPTAGTYRVVANVYSTTGPMTWDMTYANVQPEGEGAFTATPNPLDAVRGEKTSYDVSWSGLTAGMRYLGVVQYGDSDVRSVVTVDAQ; this is translated from the coding sequence ATGGGACGAACCCCTCTCCGACTGGCAGCGGCCGCAACCCTGGCCGTGTTGTTCGTCGGATCAACCGCAACCGCAGGCTTCGCGGCAGAGGGGGTGACACATCCCGCCCCCGTCGAGGGAACCCCCGGCCACTACATCGTGGTCATGAAGGGCGATCCGCTGGCCACCTACACCGGTGACATCAGCGGACTGCGCGCCACCAAGCCCGAGAAGGGCACGCAGCTCGACGCGCAGTCCGGCAACTCGCAGAAGTACATCGCGCACCTCAAGAACGAGCAGCGCAAGCTCGCCAAGGACACCGGCGTCGCCCCCGACACGACCTACCAGGTCACCCTCAACGGCTTCAGCGCCGACCTCACCGGCGAGCAGGTCGACGAGCTCCGGTCCTCGAAGGACGTGCTCGGCGTGTACCCCGATGAGATCCGGCATCCGGATGCCGTGTCCTCGACGGACTTCCTCGGACTCGGCGACGACAGCACCGGTGCGGGCGGCCTGTGGGAGCAGACCGGTGGCGTCGACAGCGCGGGCGAGGGTGTCGTCGTGGGCGTCATCGACACCGGCATCGCGCCGGAGAACCCGGCTTTCGCGGGCGACAAGCTCAAGAAGAAGGACCACAAGAAGAGTGCGGGGCAGCCATACAGCGACAAGACCCACGTCTACTACGAGAAGTCCGACGGCGGCACGTTCCGCAGCCCGATCGTGACGGGCCAGGAGTGGGACAAGCAGGCGTACTCGACGAAGCTCATCGGTGCGCAGTACTTCTCCTCCGGTGCCGAGGCGGCCGGTTTCGACTTCCAATACGACTACCTCTCGCCGCGTGACGGCGACGGGCACGGTTCGCACACCGCCAGCACGGCGGCCGGCAACTTCGGCGTCCCGGCATCCGTGTCGGGTGTCGACTTCGGCACGATCTCCGGCGTCGCCCCCGCGGCCAAGGTGGCCGCGTACAAGGCCTGCTACGTCGGTCCTGACGTGACGGTCACCACCGACGACATCTGCGCGCTGAGCGACCTGATCGCGGCGATCGACCAGGCCGTCGCGGATGGCGTCGACGTGATCAACTACTCGATCGGCGGCGGCGCGGCCACCACCGTGCTCGCACCGGACGACATCTCGTTCTTCAACGCGGCAGCGGCCGGTGTGTTCGTCTCGGTGAGCGCGGGCAACGACGGCCCTGACGCGGCCACCGCCGACCACGCTTCGCCCTGGTACACGACCGTCGCGGCATCCACCATCCCGACCTGGGAGGGCACCGTCACGTTCGACGGGTTCGCCGAGGCCGGCGCCAGCGTCTCGGTTCCGTTCGGCGAGACCGTCACCGGTCCGTCGATCTACGCCGGCGACGCCGCCGCAGCCGAGGGCGCGGCGCTGTGCCTCCCCGGCAGCCTCGACCCCGCGAAGGTCGCCGGACACATCGTGGTCTGCGACCGCGGGGAGAACGCGCGTGCCGAGAAGTCGCAGGTCGTGAAGGATGCCGGGGGCATCGGCGTCGTCCTCGTGAACGTCCCTGGTGGGGCGGACTCGCTCGACAACGACTTCCACGTCGTGCCGACCGTGCACCTCGGATCCGTGCACCGTGCCGCGGTCCTCGCCTACGTGCAGGGCGGCGCCGATCGACCCATCACGCTGGTCGGTGAGAACACCACGGGTGAGGAGACTCCGACGCCGCAGATCGCCGGCTTCTCGAGCCGTGGCCCGACTTACGCCGATGGCACGGACGTCATGAAGCCCGACATCGCCGCACCGGGTGTCGCGATCCTCGCGGCGACCCACAACGCGGCCGGGGCGGAGCCGACCTTCGGCATCCTGTCCGGAACGTCGATGGCTGCACCGCACATCGCCGGTCTCGGCGCCCTGTACCTGTCGGAGCGACCGAACGCCGCTCCGTCGGAGATCAAGTCCGCGATGATGACGACCGCGTCGAACACCGTGAAGGGCGATGGATCGGAGAACACCGACCCGTTCGAGCAGGGCGCAGGCCAGGTCGAACCGACCCGCTTCTTCGAGCCGGGGATGCTGTACCTCAACGGCCCGGCCGACTGGGCGGCGTTCCTCGAGGGGAAGCAGCTCGCGGAGTTCGACGGCATCGACCCGATCGACGGCAGCAACCTCAACCTCGCGTCCATCTCGATCGGCACGCTGACCAGCGCGCAGACCGTGACACGGACCGTCACCTCGACCGCCGCCGGAACCTACACGGCGTCCGCTGACGTCCCCGGTCTGGACGTCACGATCGAGCCGTCCACGCTCACCTTCGGCGGCGCGGGGGAGACCGCGACCTTCACGGTCACGGTCGACAACGCCGGCGCTCCTGTCGAGCAGTGGGCGACAGGTTCGCTCACCTGGTCGGGCGAGGGCCGCGATGTCCGTTCGCCGATCGCGGTGTTCCCGGTGACGGCTGACGCTCCGGCCGAGGTCGTCGGCACCGGAGTCGACGGCAGTGCCACGGTCGAGGTCACGCCCGGTCTGACCGGCGACCTGCCGCTCGCGCTGTCGGGTCTCACGCCGTTCGAGCTGCTGGTCGACGAGGCCAACCCCGTCGAGGGGCACTCGGGCGACGAGAACTCCGGCGACGCGAACAAGAACGTGTCCTGGATCGTCGACGTCCCCGAGGGCACCACGCTCTCGCGCTTCGACCTGGACTCGTCGGATGACGCGGGCAGCGACCTCGACCTCACGGTCTACCGTGTCGTCAGCCCGGACGACCTGCGCTACTACCAGTCATGGCAGTCGGCGTCGGGCTCGGCGGACGAGCGGGTCACGATCGCGGCTCCCACCGCTGGCACGTACCGCGTGGTCGCGAACGTGTACTCCACCACCGGCCCGATGACGTGGGACATGACCTACGCCAACGTGCAGCCGGAGGGTGAGGGCGCCTTCACGGCGACCCCGAACCCGCTGGATGCGGTACGCGGCGAGAAGACCAGCTACGACGTGTCGTGGTCGGGTCTGACCGCCGGGATGCGCTACCTCGGCGTCGTGCAGTACGGCGACTCCGACGTGCGCTCGGTCGTCACGGTCGACGCGCAGTAG
- a CDS encoding carbon starvation CstA family protein produces MSASQPHTRGAGVVDDEPDIITDPSLPPVSLTEEQDAKTSRWTWPKIVLWSAIALLGGVAWVMLAIVRGETVNAIWFVFAAVCTYFIGYRFYSKVIERYITRPNDKRATPAEVRQDGKDYVPTDRRVLYGHHFAAIAGAGPLVGPVLAAQMGYLPGTIWIIVGVVLAGAVQDYTVLFFSMRRGGRTIGQMARQELGKIGGSAAIIASLLIMLIIVAILALVVVNALGESPWGVFSVAMTIPIALFMGVYLRFLRPGKVTEVSIIGFVLLLGAIIAGGWVASTDWGVAMFHLDREVIAWGIIIYGFIAAILPVWLLLAPRDYLSTFMKIGVIVMLAGAIILVRPEITVPAVSIFGENGMGPVFAGPLFPFLFVTIACGALSGFHALISSGTTPKLVEKERQTRFIGYGGMLMESFVAIMALVAAISIDQGIYFAMNAPAALTGGTVEGAVAFVNSLGLTGVNITPEVLTNTAAAVGEESVVSRTGGAPTLALGLATIMQQALGGEALMAFWYHFAIMFEALFILTAVDAGTRVARFMLQDTIGAWVPKFRDVSWRPGVWICTAIMVAGWGWILILGVTDPLGGINTFFPLFGIANQLLAAIALAVVLAIVAKRGKSYVKWLWIIALPLAFTAVVTITASMYKIFSPVPAIGYWANHFKYVAARDAGDDALGAPEVVDAVIRNTAVQGTLSIIFVVLTIIVMVVAIITTIRAIVNGGGENTEDAPVASRRYAPAGFIPTAAERELEKKWEPILAEERAKARH; encoded by the coding sequence ATGTCTGCATCCCAGCCGCACACGCGCGGCGCGGGCGTCGTCGACGACGAACCCGACATCATCACCGATCCATCCCTTCCCCCGGTCTCGCTCACCGAGGAGCAGGACGCGAAGACGTCCCGCTGGACCTGGCCCAAGATCGTGCTGTGGTCCGCCATCGCGCTGCTCGGCGGCGTCGCCTGGGTCATGCTCGCGATCGTCCGCGGCGAGACCGTCAACGCGATCTGGTTCGTGTTCGCCGCGGTCTGCACCTACTTCATCGGTTACCGCTTCTACTCGAAGGTCATCGAGCGCTACATCACGCGACCCAACGACAAGCGGGCGACACCGGCCGAGGTGAGGCAGGACGGCAAGGACTACGTCCCCACCGACCGTCGCGTTCTGTACGGACACCACTTCGCCGCGATCGCCGGTGCCGGGCCCCTGGTCGGGCCGGTCCTCGCCGCGCAGATGGGATATCTCCCCGGCACGATCTGGATCATCGTCGGCGTCGTGCTCGCCGGCGCCGTCCAGGACTACACCGTGCTGTTCTTCTCGATGCGCCGCGGTGGACGCACGATCGGCCAGATGGCGCGCCAGGAGCTCGGCAAGATCGGCGGATCGGCCGCCATCATCGCCTCGCTGCTGATCATGCTGATCATCGTCGCGATCCTCGCGCTCGTCGTCGTCAACGCCCTCGGCGAGAGCCCGTGGGGTGTCTTCTCGGTGGCGATGACCATCCCGATCGCCCTGTTCATGGGCGTCTATCTGCGCTTCCTGCGCCCTGGCAAGGTCACAGAGGTGTCGATCATCGGCTTCGTGCTGCTGCTCGGTGCGATCATCGCCGGCGGGTGGGTCGCGAGCACCGACTGGGGCGTCGCGATGTTCCACCTCGACCGCGAGGTGATCGCCTGGGGCATCATCATCTACGGCTTCATCGCCGCGATCCTGCCCGTGTGGCTGCTGCTCGCCCCGCGTGACTACCTGTCGACGTTCATGAAGATCGGTGTGATCGTCATGCTCGCCGGCGCGATCATCCTCGTGCGGCCCGAGATCACGGTCCCCGCGGTGTCGATCTTCGGCGAGAACGGCATGGGGCCGGTGTTCGCGGGTCCCCTGTTCCCGTTCCTCTTCGTCACGATCGCGTGCGGAGCCCTGTCCGGCTTCCATGCGCTGATCTCCTCCGGCACGACGCCGAAGCTCGTGGAGAAGGAGCGGCAGACCCGCTTCATCGGCTACGGCGGGATGCTGATGGAATCCTTCGTCGCGATCATGGCGCTCGTCGCCGCGATCTCGATCGACCAGGGCATCTACTTCGCGATGAACGCCCCGGCCGCGCTGACAGGCGGGACGGTCGAGGGTGCCGTCGCGTTCGTGAACTCGCTCGGCCTCACCGGGGTGAACATCACGCCGGAGGTCCTGACGAACACGGCGGCGGCGGTCGGTGAGGAATCGGTCGTGTCGCGCACCGGTGGGGCGCCCACGCTCGCACTGGGTCTCGCGACGATCATGCAGCAGGCTCTCGGTGGCGAGGCGCTCATGGCGTTCTGGTACCACTTCGCGATCATGTTCGAGGCGCTGTTCATCCTGACGGCGGTGGACGCTGGAACGCGCGTCGCCCGCTTCATGCTGCAGGACACGATCGGCGCCTGGGTCCCGAAGTTCCGTGACGTCTCCTGGCGCCCCGGTGTCTGGATCTGCACGGCGATCATGGTCGCCGGCTGGGGATGGATCCTCATCCTCGGCGTGACCGATCCGCTCGGCGGCATCAACACGTTCTTCCCGCTGTTCGGCATCGCCAACCAGCTCCTGGCGGCGATCGCGCTCGCCGTGGTGCTGGCGATCGTGGCCAAGCGGGGCAAGAGCTACGTGAAGTGGCTGTGGATCATCGCGCTGCCGCTCGCCTTCACCGCTGTGGTCACGATCACGGCGTCGATGTACAAGATCTTCTCGCCGGTCCCGGCGATCGGATACTGGGCGAACCACTTCAAGTACGTCGCCGCGCGCGACGCCGGTGATGACGCGCTCGGAGCTCCGGAGGTCGTGGATGCCGTGATCCGCAACACCGCGGTGCAGGGCACGCTGTCGATCATCTTCGTGGTGCTGACCATCATCGTCATGGTGGTGGCGATCATCACGACGATCAGGGCGATCGTGAACGGCGGAGGCGAGAACACCGAGGACGCCCCGGTGGCATCGCGCCGCTACGCACCGGCCGGGTTCATCCCGACCGCCGCCGAGCGCGAACTCGAGAAGAAGTGGGAGCCGATCCTCGCCGAAGAGCGCGCGAAGGCACGTCACTGA